The window CTGAATGGTACTTCCTCTTCCTCGCTTCCCACTTCATGGTTTTCGTCCTCGCAGATACAGTAGCGACCCTCTTCAAGCTCCCGTTCAATCTCCCACCCGAGCTTGTAATCGGAACGGTCGTGGAGGAATTTGCAGCTGTCCCCGAAGCCACAGAAGCCTGTCTCCTTGTAGTCCTTGCAGATGTCAGGCTGGTAATCCCAGCGCACAGTGGCGCGCAGATGCCCTGGCGCACGTATGGGGCCCTTCCTCGCCATCCCCGAGGAGGAGTTGCCCGTGGACGTGTCCCTGGGCTTCAGGTACCTCAGGTAGCTGTGGATTCCCCGGTAGATGTGGTCGTGTTCCCGACCCCGCAGTGCCTCCTGGACCCGCTGGCTGCGCTTGAGGATGGTCGGCGTATGGTGCTCCTTCTCGGTGTCCTGCTCGAAGTCAGCGGTGGCCCCCATGTCCTCCGGCCCCACAGGCTTCGCCGAGCGGGTGGACCTGTACACTACGCCGAGGCTCTCAGGCGCCGCCTCCTCGCCCCTTCTGTCGCCGTGAGCCGCCTTCTGCCAGCTGTGGAGGCCCCGGGGCCTCGGTGCCACCCGCGGGGGCAGAGCCACTGTGTCGCCCTCGTCCCCGCTGCTGCTGCTCTCTCCTTGCTCGGGGTCGCAGGCCGGGCGCTTTCTGAGGCCTGCAGCCCCTTTCCGTCCAGGCTTTTTGAAGAGGAAGGTGCATACCTGGTCTGCTTGGTCGGCCGTCCTTCCTGGAGAAGGTGGCGCTGCCATGTTTGAGTCTCAGGCTCCCAACGGCCGTGGCGTGCGTCACCCTTGCGTCACTGCACGTGGGGCGTGGGCCCTCCCAGttctaaaaagcaaaagcaagtgaAAGAAAAGCTTctcctaggccaggcgcagtgactcactcttgtaatcccgggacactgggaggccgaggtgggagaatcacccgaggtcagcagttcaagaccagcctggccaacatggcgaaactctgtccttactaaaaatacaaaaattacctgggtgtggtggcgtgcacctgaagtcccagctactagggaggctgaggcagaagaatcgcttgaacccaggaggcagaggttgtagtgagccgagatcacgccactgtactctagcctgggtgacagagcgagaccctgtctcaaattaaaaaaaaaaaaaaaaaaaaaaggcttctccCGCCCTTCCCTCCCTTGACCTGCCTCCTGGCCCTCAGATGGATTCCTTGAGAGAGTCATCTTCACCTTGCTCCTCAGCTCCCTCAGTGCACACTCATTTTTCAACAGATTCCTAAAAGGCCACGGGTGGAATCATTCCAGGCCATAGCGAACCGGTGGTGCTCATCCTAAAACACAGGCGCTTGAAATGCGTATTTAAAAGCAACACACGCGCagtgcagaaaacaaaaacagatacaagCAAAAAGTAAGACGCCTATAATCCCTCCCCTCAAAGATAACCACTGTCAACACTTTTGTGTCTATTCTTTTAATATAACCTTTATTAAAAGACTGTCATATCACACTGCACCTGTGGTTGTGTAGCTggctttcattttgaaataaaagtaacacatataaacatttaaaaaaatattatcaaGCACTTATTGTAATGGAAATTGGCTGTCCCCTGCCTGGCCGCTCCACACGCCAATTCCTGGTACCTAAGAtaatcattttcaattttttttttttttttgagaaagtgtctcgctctgtcgcccaggctggagtgcagttacatgatctcggctcactgcaacctctgcctcccgggttcaagcaattctcccacctcagcctcctgagtagctgggattacaggtgtgtgccaccacacccagctaacttctgtgtttttagtagcgacagggtttcaccatgttggccaggctggtgtggaactcctgacctcaggtgatccacccacctcggcctcccaaagtgttggtattacaggcgtgagccactgcacccggccttcaaatatttttaacccttttttttcttgagtttatCTTCAAGTTgtgaaataattcatttatataaCGTAAATGGATTCCAGTTCTTATTTAGCCGGTGCATGTCATAAAGTGTTACatgcaatttctttttctaatttaggTTCTATCTCTTTACTTACTAGAATGGAAGATGAGATTCAACTCACTTGTAGTGCCCCCAAAACACTGGCTGCTGTGGGATGAGGGAGAAGTTGTGTGGGTCTCTCTTCCTAGATACCAAGGCATCCTCAGTTGTTGGAAATGTGATGAATAAGCTTACAGTGTAAAGAACAATTCATCTTTTGTCAGTTTTCTCTTAGGATAGTAATTCTAGATTTTTCTTCAACTGTTATCATCCCATCTTTCATGTTGGAAGCTTTTCTAAAATACTTGGTTATCTCCAGCTGTTTATACTTCAGAGTGAGGTGCCTAAAAGCTGGCTGGAATCCATCGGTATTGCTGGGCTTGTACACTGGACTGTCCTTTGTGTGATTCAGTTGGAACCCATCTTTTTTCCTGGAGACCCCCAGATGTTGGTGTccatattagtccgttttcatgctgctgataaagacacacctgagactgggtaatttacaaaagaagaaggcttaatggacttacatttccatgtggctagggaggtctcacaatccatggtagaaggtgaaaggcatgtctcgcatggcagcagacaagagaacagaatgagaaccaagtgaaaggggtttacccttataaaaccatcagatctcatgggatttattcactaccacaagaacagtatgggggaaactgcccccatgattcagttatctctggtaagtgggtctctcccacaacacaagagaattatgggagctaccattcaagatttgggtggggacatagccaaaccatatcagtgtccaTAGGTCTTTTCTGCTGGGTTCTCGAGTTTCTACAGAGAAGACTTATCTCACATTCTGCTGTGGGGTGTGATCTTTGCTGCCAGAATTCTGTGATAAGAGCTGTAGAAgtgggctgggaagggaaggcctTATAATTTGGGGTATAAACTTtgacttggccgggcgtggtggctcacacctataatcccagcactttgggaggctgaggcaggtggatcacgaggtcaggagatcgagaccatcctgatctaccccatctctactaaaaatagaaaaaaaaattagctgggcgtggtggcgggcgcctgtagccccagctgctcggaaggctgaggcaggagaatggcgtgaacccgggaggcagagcttacagtgagctgagatcaagccactgcactccagcctgggcgactgagcaagactccatctcaaacaaaacaaaacaaaacaaaacaaaacaaaacaaaaaacttttgacTTAATTCCTCATTTTTAGTAAAGCATCTGATTCCCACCTTTGGTTGTTCCCGGGCCCTTTGAGCATAGGCCCTCCTAGATTCAGCCTCCACAGAAGAGATACCtccttctcctgcttctgccaGGCTAGGGAAAGGCTGCATGGGGTGGGAGATTGTGTtagttttgcattgctataaaggaatgcctgaggctaggtaatttataaagaagagaggattAATTGACTTGtaattctgtaggctgtacaagcaGCATGGCGTTGGTATCTGCTTCTGGTGATGGCCCCAGTAAGCTTCCAGTtgatcatagtggaaggcaaagggggagcaggctgtgtcacatggcaagagtgggAGTGAGAGTGGGGAGGGGCCACGTACTTCTAAACAACCAGAACAAGATCTCACTTATCACCcagggaatggtgctaaaccactcatgaggcatccacccccatgatccagtcacctcccaccgggccccacctccaacactaatcacatttcaacatgagatttggagggaacagacatccaaaccgtatcagaAAATTTTCAGATTCTCAGCCAGTCTTCTTGTGTGGAGCCATATCTGTTTCCAGTGATATTTGATTCTTGCAGTTCCTGGGATTTGTCTTGAAATTGGTGTGCTGCTGCTTGTCATCTCCCTCCACAGCCTTCAGTTTCAGCCTTCTTCCAAGTTAGTTGAGATTTTTCAGTtcactttatttcttctaaaatattattgATGTTCTTGttttctctggtgtctctttcttCTGGCTCCTTTTGTGGGAATCTGCCTTTGTAAAGTAATGTTTGTCATTTTAGTGGGATTTTGGGAGGGAATAGGGGTGAATGCCTGAGTGCAGTCTGCTGTGTTGAATGAGGAATGTTAGTGGGCTGTCTTCACTTGATAAGTATTTTCCCCTGTTCCTTAGTATTTCTCCATAATGTGCATTTTAATGCCTGCGTAGTGATCAATTGTATGATTTTATGATGCCTTATTGTCCTAATACTCTGTTGCTAGATTatgtgtttcctcatttatatacCTTTCCCTGtgtttacatttgttttcttAGGGTTGATTCCTACAAACAGAATTACAGAGTTTAAgcatttttaagtcttttttttaagacagaatttcgctcttgttgctttCTGAAAGAGTTGTATTGTATGTACATCCACCAGACATGCATGAGTATGGCCGTTTCATTGCAGATAGCACTTCTCCCTGATGGTTTAGGTCCACACATGCCtactaagtgaaggaaaaaattgGGATGAACCAAATGAACTTCAGTAATTCTCTCAGCTCACATGTTATGCAGCTTGGCTGTCTGAGGTCACATCCTGGCACTGTGACCGAGAGCAAATGACCTAACTGCCCTGGATTTCAGTTTTATCCCCAGCGAAGTGGGGAATAAGAGGAAGAATAATAAGTGAATAGACTTAAGTTCAGATTTTTGCCTGGCTGGCAGCGATGGAGAAGAGCAAAACCAATAAAGTCAGTTTCTTAGGTAGTAATGAAAAGATTgttctttattattaaaaagtgactTGTTTGGGAAGAAGTGATACATActcattacaaaaaaaatacaaaaaagtaaaaagaagaaatgaaaaacctCACCCTAAATCTTACCGTTTAGAaataatattaacttatttatttatttatttatttatttatttatttatttattttagagagagagagcatctcactgtcgcccaggggTGTGTGGCGCAATCACagttcattgtaacctcaaactcctaggctcaagcgatcctcctgccttggcctcccaaagtcctgggattataggcatgagccactgtgcctggccaatgatGTTGGTAACATTTTTTGAGCCCTGTCTAGAACTTGCCATGGGCATGGGATCTTATCACACATGGTATTTAATACTTaaagatgtaaaataaaatagactttaattaaagcaaaggaaaagaaactaaagCAAGATAGAAATGCTGACTTCATTGCAAGAGAGATTAGCGCTATCTTTTAGAAACTAAATTTATGACAGATGATAAATACTAAATACTAAGAGATTAGAATAATTTCTTATAAACTATGAGTTTGTGAGACTCTCTCCTttgaaagctaaaaaaaattagaactgaCCTATGCTCCCCCTCTTTCCCAAGCTCCAAAATTTTATCAGTTAATTATGAATTTTACAGTGTGAAGGATTGTAACATTTCTATTCTAATAATGCTACAATTCCCATAGCTCTTTGACTTAGTGCCCTTTTAGGATGGATTCAGAACTTGCTAGTCTTTTTACTGTGTTTTTACCTTgcttgagttttaaattttgactcaTTGGTTggttcattgttttatttatttaatcgattttattttttgagacaggatcttgccgtgtcgcccaggctggagtgcagtggtgccatcatggctcactgctgcctcaccttcctggactcaagtgatcctcctatctcagcctcctgagtaactgggacttacaggcacacgcccccacacctggctgatttttgtattttttgtagagactgagtctcgccatattgcccaggctggtctcaaactcccgggctttagtgatccacctgccttggccttccaaagtgctgggattacaggggtaaacCCAGTGTGGCCGCACCCagccacattattttatttagagagGCCCTGGTAAGTACTGTGTTCCTTGAGGTCTTAACACTTAAGGATAGCTGTTCCTTGCTTTTATATTTGAAGGACAATTTGGCCGAGCACCAAGGTCTTGGGCCACACGTTCTTGCCCTCAGAATTTCTTAGACATTGCTCCCATTCTTTTTTAGCACTGGATATTTCTGGAAGAGAAAGCTGAGGCTGGgttaatgtttctttcttttgcacaTGACTAGCTTTTTCCGTTGGATGTGCCCATGAGGTTCTCTGATTCTTTTTGAAGTTTAGAGTTTTACCAGCATTGCTTGGGCATTGGCTGTTTTATGTCACTTTCCTGGTATGTCCTATACCATAATATCTGTTGATTCAAGTCTGTCTTTATATCAGTAAAATTTTAAGATCCTttaatatttttgcatatattttgaatGGTGCTCACTTTTTGGGAACCATAGTTGTTAGGTTTTATCTTCTTTGCCTTCTAAATCTAGCATCTATTCTTAttatcatttgtgtatctttgtcCCTCTTGTTGTTCCTTTTTAGTAATTTTGAGTGATTCCTTGTTTGTTCTCTGCCTCTGTTTACAGAAGCTTACACTATGTTTTACTGTAGTTGTGTGGCTtccattctggatatttttttttctagtccatttatttcttcaatcTATCAGTCCATTTAAAATCTCTTAGATTGATGACTGTCAGTTCTTTGGAACTTCATATCTAGTCTCTGAGCCCCCCATTTTTAGAAGGACcattttatctttaatatttttgagacaaTGGAGGACTATTTTTTCTGAGCTCTTAGTCTGTTACCTTCATTTTTCAGGCCCAGATTCCTGGGCATGGGACCTCTGCATCCACTTAAGGGTCCACGCTTGGACGAACGCTCCCGTCATTGTCTTGAAATTGTTAATAATTTCTGAACAGCGGGCACTGCATTTTTGTTATGCAGCAgtttctgttgattgtttttacAAACGCACCTTATTAGCTGCCTTTGCCTGTGTTCTTATTCAGTGGTCGCTCATCTTTGAATGAGGCTGAGCTGTTTGCCGCAAAAACTGGTGTGGGGTATGCTGAGGACTGGAAGGCAGGGGTGGGGAGTGTTGTGAAACCTGCTCACACTCGCTGCCTCCACTGTCCTCCAAACAATTGTGTTATTTCTTTTACGTTGAGAATGATCCTCCTTCGGTTTTTGGCTTTTAGGAGGCTTGTGTGTCTCTCTCACAGCCAGTCCCCTTAGCGCCCTGACTCTCTGAGGCTTGGCATATGGTGGGCATGGCGGTTGTTCCCCCAGGCCCTTTCTTCACCCTCACTTTCCTTGTTAATCCAGGCCAGGTCATAGGTATTAAAAATGACATCCACATGGTTTCTCCTTCAGTTCCACCTTCCCAGTtagattttaacttttaaaatacttgagAAGGGAGAGCAGTGTCAGACTCAAAGAGCCAGCaagcattgttttttgtttttgagatggagtttcactcttgttgcccaggctggagagtggtggtgagatctcggctcactgcaacctctgccttctgggttcaagcgattctcctgcctcagcctcccaagaagctgggattgtaggcgcctgccaccccacccggctaatttttgtatttttagtagagatggggtttcaccgtgttggccaggctggtttcgaacttgtgacttcaggtgatccacctgcctcccaaagtgttgggattacaggcatgagccaccacacccggctgcctTTTAATGTGTCATTTTAATGTGTCATTTTAAAGTTCTGTGCTAAAAAGGATGTAGGAGGTTATTTGATTTTTGGAAAATTGTTCATACTATATTAACATGTAAAGGTGCTTTATGAAACAGTATGTGGAGTGTGATTCACCTGTTGTTGCTTCTTAAGGAAGTACGactctacattaaaaaatatttgaagggaaAAAATACTAAAGTGCGATTGCCTGGATTCC of the Gorilla gorilla gorilla isolate KB3781 chromosome 14, NHGRI_mGorGor1-v2.1_pri, whole genome shotgun sequence genome contains:
- the RNF113B gene encoding RING finger protein 113B, with product MAAPPSPGRTADQADQVCTFLFKKPGRKGAAGLRKRPACDPEQGESSSSGDEGDTVALPPRVAPRPRGLHSWQKAAHGDRRGEEAAPESLGVVYRSTRSAKPVGPEDMGATADFEQDTEKEHHTPTILKRSQRVQEALRGREHDHIYRGIHSYLRYLKPRDTSTGNSSSGMARKGPIRAPGHLRATVRWDYQPDICKDYKETGFCGFGDSCKFLHDRSDYKLGWEIERELEEGRYCICEDENHEVGSEEEEVPFRCFICRQAFQNPVVTKCRHYFCESCALEHFRATPRCYVCDQPTGGIFNPAKELMAKLQKLQAAEGKKR